One Panulirus ornatus isolate Po-2019 chromosome 1, ASM3632096v1, whole genome shotgun sequence genomic region harbors:
- the LOC139747992 gene encoding cysteine sulfinic acid decarboxylase-like yields MTTPSRATTSDPTRATGTPSNNYGNQLLEKVLAIVRREKLVTGVDEGKKLVEFQHPKDLEKLLQLDIGREALSYQEAVDLLERVVRHSIRTQHPHFFNNQFHGIDEVSLTAAWLLEALNTNQHTFEVAPVFILVEQFIIARLVSLFGWQEGDGLFSPGGTMSNTYGMMLARHRRFPHLKKTGASGMKPLVLFTSDQSHYSFKKAAALMGIGMDNVVIVKTDFRGRMLTQALREAVAEARAKGGDPFFVNATAGTTVLGSFDPLEEVADVCQEEGLWLHVDACWGGTAILSKTYKHLLQGVHRADSIAWNPHKMLGVTFQCSAFIVRHKGLLHECNSFCATYLFQTDKFYDVSYDIGDKAFQCGRKGDSLKLFLQLSLHGLDETERRIDGAFSASRYLSEQVEARPGFRPVLGMSQFTNVCFWYIPPSLRDQEETQDWWRKLGKVAPQLKARMMEAGTMMIAYQPLHEKNLVNFLRMINSCYPTPTKADMDFALDEIERLGADL; encoded by the exons ATGACGACCCCAAGCCGCGCCACGACCTCTGACCCAACGAGGGCCACTGGAACCCCGTCGAACAACTATGGAAACCAACTGCTTGAGAAAGTCCTGGCCATAGTTCGACGCGAGAAACTGGTCACTGGTGTCGACGAGGGTAAGAAGCTGGTGGAGTTTCAGCACCCAAAAGATCTGGAG AAACTCCTGCAACTGGACATTGGTCGTGAGGCTCTGTCGTACCAGGAGGCGGTAGACCTGCTGGAGCGGGTGGTCCGTCACAGCATCAGGACCCAACACCCACATTTCTTCAACAATCAGTTCCACGGCATCGACGAGGTGTCCCTGACGGCAGCCTGGCTGCTGGAGGCTCTGAACACCAACCA GCACACCTTCGAAGTGGCTCCTGTGTTCATCCTCGTCGAGCAGTTCATCATAGCCCGGTTGGTGTCCCTCTTCGGCTGGCAGGAGGGCGACGGTCTCTTCTCACCAG GTGGGACGATGAGCAACACCTACGGCATGATGCTGGCCAGGCACCGCAGGTTCCCTCACCTGAAGAAGACGGGAGCTTCGGGGATGAAGCCCCTGGTGCTCTTCACCTCAGACCAG AGCCATTACTCCTTCAAGAAGGCGGCGGCTCTGATGGGCATCGGCATGGACAACGTTGTGATCGTCAAGACAGATTTCCGGGGAAGGATGCTGACTCAGGCCCTGAGAGAGGCGGTGGCCGAGGCCAGAGCCAAGGGCGGTGACCCTTTCTTCGTCAATGCCACTGCAGGAACTACGGTTCTTGGGTCCTTCGATCCCCTGGAGGAAGTAGCTGACGTGTGCCAGGAGGAAGGACTGTGGCTCCATGTCGAC GCCTGCTGGGGAGGGACGGCCATTCTGTCCAAGACGTACAAGCACCTCCTGCAGGGTGTACACAG GGCTGACTCTATCGCCTGGAATCCTCACAAGATGCTGGGCGTTACCTTTCAGTGTTCAGCTTTCATCGTTCGACACAAG GGTCTGCTTCACGAGTGCAACTCCTTCTGCGCCACGTATCTCTTCCAAACCGACAAGTTCTACGACGTGAGCTATGACATAGGGGACAAGGCCTTCCAGTGTGGACGTAAGGGGGATTCCCTcaagctgttcctccagctgagCCTCCATGGCCTAGATGAGACCGAGAGGAGGATAGATGGTGCCTTCAGCGCCTCCAG ATATCTCAGCGAACAGGTGGAGGCTCGGCCCGGGTTCCGCCCAGTACTGGGTATGAGTCAGTTTACGAACGTGTGCTTCTGGTACATCCCTCCCAGCTTGAGGGACCAGGAGGAGACGCAAGACTGGTGGCGCAAGCTGGGaaag GTGGCGCCACAGCTGAAGGCCCGTATGATGGAGGCGGGGACCATGATGATCGCCTACCAGCCTCTGCATGAGAAGAACCTGGTGAACTTCCTGCGCATGATCAACAGCTGCTACCCGACGCCCACGAAGGCCGATATGGACTTCGCACTGGACGAGATCGAGAGACTAGGTGCTGATCTCTAA